In the genome of Bacteroidota bacterium, one region contains:
- a CDS encoding ribosome maturation factor RimP, translating to MDIIEQIKTWSNDFLAAHLFVVDVEWKVGSKKISVFVDGDNGVSIDECRLLSKHLSGHLDEIDYSDGAYILEVSSPGVDKPLNFLRQYTKHVGREFKIILNQNTELFGRLEKIEGETLTLHLKDNKKAYIAKEPIFKTIEFGDIKESIVQISFK from the coding sequence ATGGACATAATAGAACAAATAAAAACTTGGAGTAATGATTTTTTAGCTGCACATTTATTTGTGGTTGATGTAGAGTGGAAAGTGGGTAGCAAAAAAATTAGTGTTTTTGTTGATGGTGATAATGGAGTAAGTATTGATGAGTGCAGGTTATTAAGTAAACACCTTTCGGGCCACTTAGATGAAATTGATTACAGTGACGGAGCTTATATTTTAGAAGTATCATCGCCAGGGGTTGACAAGCCATTGAATTTTTTAAGACAGTACACAAAACATGTAGGTAGAGAGTTTAAGATAATCTTAAACCAAAACACTGAATTGTTTGGGCGACTTGAAAAAATTGAAGGAGAAACACTTACCTTGCATTTGAAAGACAACAAGAAAGCTTACATAGCAAAAGAACCTATATTTAAGACTATTGAATTTGGCGATATAAAAGAAAGTATTGTTCAAATTAGTTTTAAATAA